In a genomic window of Platichthys flesus chromosome 24, fPlaFle2.1, whole genome shotgun sequence:
- the LOC133950082 gene encoding uncharacterized protein LOC133950082 isoform X1 — protein sequence MLKFPPELNVHRSSVVHLLYVVGGLLMTVSAGSQCVDVAVRTAQDPAKLLRLSNALIRLMGLRDQKPVKKSLAKRKLKKRLYFTESLNSLLDVISAAQHRSQESPGSPEKQTHLESTCSNCISVRRSRISYILFRGVGSWCVLTLCTGGDCSELRTYNPSDQLQWLVDFSRTAQGRGHGITLLVGGHAAPIGAEPPRSDDSKEREPSRLSLVSSALCVVLLWMILPHMALCVIVLCSCTGAATHAKSCAVIDKLKK from the exons ATGTTGAAGTTCCCACCAGAGCTGAATGTCCATCG GAGCAGCGTCGTCCACCTCCTCTACGTGGTGGGAGGACTCCTGATGACGGTCTCTGCCGGGAGTCAGTGTGTGGACGTGGCTGTGAGGACGGCACAGGACCCGGCTAAGCTGCTGCGCCTGTCGAACGCCCTCATCAGGCTCATGGGCCTCAGAGACCAGAAACCAGTT AAAAAATCCCTGGCAAAACggaaactgaaaaaaaggcTGTACTTCACTGAAAG TCTCAACAGTCTCCTCGATGTGATCAGCGCGGCGCAGCACAGATCCCAGGAGTCTCCTGGTTCCCCTGAGAAACAGACGCACCTGGAGTCGACATGCTCTAACTGCATCTCCGTGAGAAG AAGCCGGATTAGTTACATCCTCTTTCGGGGGGTGGGAAGCTGGTGCGTGCTGACGCTGTGCACAGGAGGCGACTGCAGCGAGCTGAGAACCTACAACCCTTCAGATCAGCTGCAGTGGCTGGTGGACTTCAGCAGGACGGCTCAGGGACGAGGACACGGG ATCACACTTCTCGTTGGAGGACATGCTGCTCCAATCGGCGCCGAACCTCCGAGAAGCGATGATTCAAAGGAGCGAGAACCTTCTCGTCTGAGCCTGGTGTCGTCTGCACTGTGTGTGGTTCTGCTGTGGATGATCCTGCCTCACATGGCACTTTGTGTTATCGTCTTGTGCAGCTGCACTGGTGCAGCGACACATGCAAAGAGCTGTGCTGTCATAGATAAgctaaagaaataa
- the LOC133950082 gene encoding uncharacterized protein LOC133950082 isoform X2: MLKFPPELNVHRSSVVHLLYVVGGLLMTVSAGSQCVDVAVRTAQDPAKLLRLSNALIRLMGLRDQKPVKKSLAKRKLKKRLYFTESLNSLLDVISAAQHRSQESPGSPEKQTHLESTCSNCISVRSRISYILFRGVGSWCVLTLCTGGDCSELRTYNPSDQLQWLVDFSRTAQGRGHGITLLVGGHAAPIGAEPPRSDDSKEREPSRLSLVSSALCVVLLWMILPHMALCVIVLCSCTGAATHAKSCAVIDKLKK, translated from the exons ATGTTGAAGTTCCCACCAGAGCTGAATGTCCATCG GAGCAGCGTCGTCCACCTCCTCTACGTGGTGGGAGGACTCCTGATGACGGTCTCTGCCGGGAGTCAGTGTGTGGACGTGGCTGTGAGGACGGCACAGGACCCGGCTAAGCTGCTGCGCCTGTCGAACGCCCTCATCAGGCTCATGGGCCTCAGAGACCAGAAACCAGTT AAAAAATCCCTGGCAAAACggaaactgaaaaaaaggcTGTACTTCACTGAAAG TCTCAACAGTCTCCTCGATGTGATCAGCGCGGCGCAGCACAGATCCCAGGAGTCTCCTGGTTCCCCTGAGAAACAGACGCACCTGGAGTCGACATGCTCTAACTGCATCTCCGTGAGAAG CCGGATTAGTTACATCCTCTTTCGGGGGGTGGGAAGCTGGTGCGTGCTGACGCTGTGCACAGGAGGCGACTGCAGCGAGCTGAGAACCTACAACCCTTCAGATCAGCTGCAGTGGCTGGTGGACTTCAGCAGGACGGCTCAGGGACGAGGACACGGG ATCACACTTCTCGTTGGAGGACATGCTGCTCCAATCGGCGCCGAACCTCCGAGAAGCGATGATTCAAAGGAGCGAGAACCTTCTCGTCTGAGCCTGGTGTCGTCTGCACTGTGTGTGGTTCTGCTGTGGATGATCCTGCCTCACATGGCACTTTGTGTTATCGTCTTGTGCAGCTGCACTGGTGCAGCGACACATGCAAAGAGCTGTGCTGTCATAGATAAgctaaagaaataa